The genomic DNA GTTTGTAGAAATTACTACAGGATTATCATTTTCATCATAAAACTGTGGTAAACCTACTTTCACACCATGAACCTCTGCATATAATACTTCTTTATCTAATTTTGTCATATTTACCTCCATTTAATATCGCCATTCAATCGCCCTCGATGATAAATGATGTTGAGGGCTGTATTGATTGGATGGCGTTTATCCGTTTGGGTCTGCGTTCGGATCCGTTCCGCCGAAGTAAAAGAAGTTACCCGGCTTCGATGGGTCCATACCATCACGTGGGAACATCGTTAACGAGATGGTAATAGAACCTTGTTCGTTGCCTGACGTGCGCGTAAACTCACCGTTTGAAGCCATCTTGTAAATGTTGATATCCAAATCCTTGAACGTGTCTGGGAACTGGCGTGGGTGGATTCTAATCGGCTTCGCTTTCTTTCGTAGCGACATACCAATTGGTGAATCCATGATACCCACCGTTTCCCCGCCAACTGTGTCTGTAATAGATTCTGTTGCCATTAATGCCGTTTCTAGTACCGCAATTGATTCTTGCGCCGCCACGATTGTCACCGCTCCTTCATAGCCGACTAATCGTTGGTCGTATACTCCATTCCCGTAGTCAGCGATAACGATATCCTCAAACATAGGTGTTAAAGTAATTTCTCCCCCCTCTGCCTGTACTTCCTCCACGCCATCAAACTTTAGAGCATCAGCGCCTTCGCCGATAATAATATTCGATAAACCAAATGGGATTTTATCTTCACTAAGAGCCATTATTGTTTTCCTCCTTTAAATTTCCATCAATGTAACGTCAAAATTGACGCTGTAATCCATGACATCGTTTTCTACCCCGAGCGGGAGTGGTTCTGATGCCGCTGTAATCAAAAAGACGCGATAGCGTTTGGTCGCCACCACGTCTCCGTTTTTAAAAAAGTCTACTTGTACCGTTTCGTGCATTATTTTGTGTAGTGAATCGAAAACTACTTGTGCTGCATGTTCGGCGTATTCCCAATCGGACGATGATAGGAGCACCATATACCGCGGGTAGCGGGTTGAAACGTCATATTCAGCAGGCTTTCCGCCCCCCTCATAGTAAACCGTCCCCGTGTTGTCATTCGCGGTCTTGTAGTCGACTGTCCACGTCAAATCGGGGAGTAGCTTCTTCAATTTTTCTTTCAAGAATGATTGAATCATCTATTTCCCCTCCAACGTTTTTTCGAGCGCTTCGACCATAACTGCATCAAAGTCCTTTTCGGTAGCGACTATTGCACGCTCAAGAAACTTCCTGCCCGGCTTCTCGCCCCGCCAACTCGGCTTTCCGAATGTTCGACGACCACGACCGTTCAGGTAGTATTTCACGAATTTCACACCTGCGTCGTACTTGTCATGCGTTCCCGGTCGATACGGCTCTTCATGTCTCCTGAGTGCGTATTTGAGATTGGATCCACCTTCAATGACGAACGAGTCACCTTCACGTTTCGGTCTGCCAAAGTTGATTGAAGCTTCCAAATCACCGTGATCACGATGCACCAATGCCCGGGTTCCCTCTTCAATTAGCATCGAGTAATCACTCATAGCTTTTTCGATGTTCTTGAACAATTCCTTCTCCATGCCCTTTAGGTCATCCTCGAACTCACTCAAACCGCTCCAAACCAGACTAAACATGTCTTTAGCCATCGAGATACACCGTGCGATAGTAGACTTTACTGCCTGCCAGATTGACCGCTTCTTCTTTAGCCAAAATGGTCCCCGTTGCCTTCTGACTGCCTACCGTGGTGTATTCAAGCTTGGAGCCAACGGGAGGGTTACACTTTGTCGGAAGGTCGATTTCAAGCGCTACCCGCCGCTCTTGCCCTTTCGCATCACGAATCAATTGCGACTTAAACTGCACGCGTGCTTTCGACTGTTCTTGAGTCGTTTGCTCTTTACCGTATTTGTCAGTGACAGGCTTCCCTGCTGCATCGAGAATCGGAATAAAAGCAATGACATTCTGCCGCATTGGTGGTCTCATATCAATCTACCTACCAATCCACTACCACTTTTCGG from Sporosarcina sp. FSL K6-1522 includes the following:
- a CDS encoding HK97 gp10 family phage protein, which gives rise to MAKDMFSLVWSGLSEFEDDLKGMEKELFKNIEKAMSDYSMLIEEGTRALVHRDHGDLEASINFGRPKREGDSFVIEGGSNLKYALRRHEEPYRPGTHDKYDAGVKFVKYYLNGRGRRTFGKPSWRGEKPGRKFLERAIVATEKDFDAVMVEALEKTLEGK